In Edaphobacter paludis, a single window of DNA contains:
- a CDS encoding heme-copper oxidase subunit III, with amino-acid sequence MSTIPITPDAADEPWVLPDRGTVGMACLIMAESAIFVIFVVAYIFYMGQSLSGPTPRQVLELPIFTTICLLSSSFTLHWAVAALRKSKMGAFTAWLATTVALGAIFIIGTGMEWYHLIYVDGLTIRTNLFGTTFYSLVGLHATHVIVGLLMLLAALIFALTGHVTEKHAHRMDVLSLYWHFVDAVWVVVFTVVYVLGR; translated from the coding sequence ATGAGCACGATTCCAATCACTCCCGACGCAGCCGACGAACCCTGGGTTCTGCCAGACCGTGGTACGGTGGGCATGGCCTGCCTGATCATGGCGGAGTCCGCGATCTTCGTCATCTTCGTGGTCGCCTATATCTTTTACATGGGCCAGAGCCTCAGCGGGCCAACGCCGCGGCAGGTGCTCGAACTTCCAATCTTCACCACGATCTGCCTGCTTTCCAGCAGCTTCACACTGCACTGGGCTGTTGCGGCCCTGCGAAAGAGCAAGATGGGTGCCTTTACGGCGTGGCTTGCAACGACGGTAGCTCTGGGCGCCATCTTCATTATCGGAACAGGCATGGAGTGGTACCACCTGATCTATGTCGATGGTTTGACGATTCGGACGAACTTATTTGGCACTACCTTCTATTCGCTCGTCGGTCTTCATGCAACCCACGTCATCGTCGGTTTGCTGATGCTTCTGGCTGCGCTGATCTTTGCCCTGACCGGCCATGTGACCGAAAAACATGCGCATCGCATGGATGTGCTTTCGCTCTACTGGCACTTCGTTGATGCGGTATGGGTCGTGGTGTTCACTGTTGTTTACGTCCTCGGACGGTAA
- a CDS encoding c-type cytochrome, with protein sequence MKANSLLSLVAVSLLTFASFGCNSAPGRPKAEPEIPRPEEVHDFATLYKQNCAACHGENGKQGAAISLANAEYLSVAGEDTLLRITAKGVPGTLMPPFAKSAGGMLTDQQIRDLVDGMMHQWGKPDAITGQNAPSYAATGAGDVQQGQQVFTTYCASCHGADGTGLTTKDAGAKVSHGSIVDPSYLALVSDQSLRTTTIVGLPSQGMPDWRGDVPSHAMTDKEVTDVVAWLASHRTQFPGQPYPNPTVPAAPHQQ encoded by the coding sequence ATGAAAGCGAATTCTCTCTTGTCTCTCGTTGCAGTTTCGCTGTTGACCTTCGCTAGCTTCGGTTGCAATAGCGCTCCTGGACGTCCAAAGGCTGAACCCGAGATTCCTCGCCCTGAAGAGGTCCACGATTTCGCCACCCTCTATAAGCAGAATTGCGCGGCATGTCATGGGGAAAACGGCAAACAGGGCGCAGCCATTTCCCTGGCGAACGCCGAATATCTGTCAGTGGCTGGAGAAGACACGCTGCTTCGCATCACAGCAAAGGGTGTGCCCGGTACGCTGATGCCTCCATTTGCGAAGAGCGCAGGCGGCATGCTGACCGATCAGCAGATTCGGGATCTCGTTGACGGCATGATGCATCAGTGGGGTAAGCCTGACGCCATCACCGGCCAGAACGCTCCTTCCTATGCGGCAACCGGTGCGGGAGACGTTCAGCAGGGGCAGCAGGTCTTCACCACTTACTGCGCTAGCTGCCATGGTGCCGATGGCACAGGGCTGACAACTAAAGATGCAGGCGCGAAAGTCAGTCATGGCTCCATCGTTGATCCTTCTTATCTTGCTCTTGTAAGTGATCAGAGTTTACGCACGACCACGATTGTGGGCCTGCCCAGCCAGGGAATGCCGGACTGGCGCGGCGATGTTCCGTCCCATGCCATGACCGACAAAGAAGTAACAGACGTAGTCGCATGGCTGGCTTCGCATCGGACGCAGTTTCCCGGCCAGCCCTATCCGAATCCGACAGTCCCAGCAGCACCGCATCAGCAGTAA